One Brassica napus cultivar Da-Ae chromosome A1, Da-Ae, whole genome shotgun sequence genomic region harbors:
- the LOC125606932 gene encoding protein EXPORTIN 1B, which produces MAAEKLRDLSQPIDVTLLDATVESFYATGSKDERAAADNILRELKANPDTWLQVVHILQSTRSTHTKYFALQVLEGVIKYRWNALPVEQRDGMKNYISEVIVQLSGDEGSFRAERLYVNKLNVILVQIVKHEWPAKWRSFIPDLVKAAKTSETLCENCMAILKLLSEEVFDFSKGEMTQQKIKEMKESLNSEFLLIHELCLYVLSASKRPELIRSTLSALHAYLSWIPLGYIFESPLLETLLKFFPEPAYRNLTLQCLSEVAALNCGDFYNGQYVKMYGIFMGQLQAMLPLNINIPEAYSNGSDEEQAFIQNLALFFTSFFKSHIKVLESAPEIISLLLVGLEYLISISYVDDTEVFKVCLDYWNSLVSELFTLHHHVGHPGLTPSLFGLQMACLPRTAGSIKPEVTERQKLYADPLSKLRGLMISRMAKPEEVIIVEDENGNIVRETMKDNDVLVQYKIMRETLIYLSHLGHDDTERQMLSKLSKQLSGEEWAWNNLNTLCWAIGSISGSMDVDQENRFLVMVIRDLLSLCEIIKGKDNKAVIASNIMYVVGQYSRFLRAHWKFLKTVVHKLFEFMHETHPGVQDMACDTFLKIVQKCKRKFVILQVGEKEPFVSELLSGLVTIVGDLEPHQIHTFYESVGSMIQAETDPQKRSEYIQRLMDLPNQKWTEIIGQARQNADILKDPDMIRTVLNILQTNTRVATSLGTHFLSQISLIFLDMLNVYRMYSELVSSNIAEGGPYASRTSVVKLLRSVKREILRLIETFLEKAEYQPHIGKQFVPPMMDPVLGDYARNVPDARESEVLSLFATIINKYKVNMQDEVPRIFEAVFQCTLEMITKNFEDYPEHRLKFFSLLRAIATFCFPALVQLSSEQLKLVMDSVIWAFRHTERNIAETGLNLLLELLKKFQKSDFSNQFYRTYFMQIEQEIFAVLTDTFHKPGFKFHVLVLQHLFSLVESKSLTEPLWDASTVLQQYPNNAAFVLEYTIKLLSSSFPNMTTSEVTQFVNGLYESRSDIARFKNNIRDFLVQSKEFSAQDNKDLYAEEAAAQIERDIQKMLLIPGLIAPNEIQDDMADS; this is translated from the exons ATGGCTGCCGAGAAGTTACGCGACTTGAGTCAGCCTATCGACGTCACCTTGCTCGACGCTACCGTTGAGTCCTTCTACGCAACGGGATCGAAGGATGAA agaGCTGCGGCGGATAATATTCTTCGGGAATTGAAAGCGAACCCTGACACCTGGCTTCAAGTGGTTCACATTTTGCAAAGCACGAGGAGTACACATACCAAGTACTTTGCTCTTCAG GTGCTGGaaggtgttattaaatatagGTGGAATGCTTTACCTGTTGAACAGCGTGATGGAATGAAGAATTACATCTCTGAAGTCATCGTGCAG CTCTCAGGGGATGAAGGATCTTTCAGAGCGGAAAGGCTTTATGTCAACAAGTTAAATGTCATTCTGGTTCAG ATCGTGAAACATGAGTGGCCTGCAAAGTGGAGGAGTTTTATTCCTGATCTAGTTAAAGCTGCCAAAACTAGCGAGACTTTATGTGAGAATTGCATGGCTATTTTGAAG ctcCTGAGCGAAGAGGTATTTGATTTCTCAAAAGGAGAGATGACTCAGCAGAAGATAAAGGAGATGAAAGAGTCCCTAAACAG CGAGTTTCTACTCATTCACGAGTTATGCCTATATGTTCTCTCAGCTTCCAAAAGACCAGAGCTTATTCGCTCAACGCTCTCTGCATTGCATGCCTATCTTTCTTGGATTCCGCTTGGCTATATATTCGAGTCACCCTTG CTGGAGACCCTCCTTAAATTCTTCCCTGAGCCGGCATATAGGAATCTCACCCTTCAATGTCTGTCAGAG GTTGCAGCTCTTAATTGTGGGGACTTCTACAATGGGCAATATGTCAAGATGTACGGCATTTTCATGGGACAGTTGCAG GCAATGCTTCCTTTAAATATCAATATCCCAGAGGCATATTCAAATGGAAGTGACGAAGAACAG GCTTTTATCCAGAACTTGGCACTGTTCTTCACTTCATTTTTCAAG TCGCATATAAAAGTTCTAGAATCTGCACCCGAGATTATTTCTTTACTACTTGTGGGTCTGGAATATCTCATTAGCATTTCATATGTTGATGACACTGAAGTATTCAAG GTTTGTTTGGACTACTGGAATTCACTAGTTTCGGAGTTATTTACGTTACATCATCATGTCGGCCACCCTGGTCTAACTCCAAGTCTGTTTGGATTGCAA ATGGCTTGCCTTCCTCGTACGGCTGGTAGCATCAAACCGGAAGTCACAGAGCGACAAAAACTTTATGCTGATCCATTATCAAAACTAAGGGGGCTCATGATTAGTCGTATGGCTAAGCCTGAAGAAGTGATaattgttgaagatgaaaatggaAATATAGTCCGTGAAACTATGAAGGATAATGATGTTCTTGTCCAATATAAG ATAATGCGGGAGACATTAATCTATCTCTCGCACCTTGGTCATGATGATACCGAAAGACAG ATGTTGAGTAAGCTAAGCAAACAGTTAAGCGGGGAGGAATGGGCATGGAACAATCTGAACACTTTATGCTGGGCTATTGGATCTATTTCTGGTTCCATGGATGTTGACCAA GAAAACAGATTTCTGGTGATGGTTATTCGTGATTTGTTAAGTTTATGTGAAATCATCAAGGGAAAAGACAATAAAGCTGTTATTGCAAGCAACATCAT GTATGTTGTTGGACAGTACTCGAGGTTCTTAAGGGCTCACTGGAAGTTTCTGAAAACAGTTGTTCATAAGTTGTTTGAATTCATGCATGAGACACATCCTGGTGTTCAG GACATGGCGTGTGATACATTCTTGAAAATTGTTCAAAAATGCAAGCGCAAATTCGTTATTCTTCAG gtTGGAGAGAAGGAGCCATTTGTATCTGAACTTTTGTCAGGACTTGTTACTATTGTTGGAGATCTTGAACCTCATCAGATTCACACCTTTTATGAATCT GTTGGTAGTATGATCCAGGCAGAAACAGATCCTCAGAAGAGGAGTGAATATATCCAGAGGTTGATGGATCTCCCTAATCAG AAATGGACAGAAATTATAGGACAAGCACGTCAGAATGCAGATATCCTCAAAGACCCAGATATGATACGTACTGTACTTAATATCCTCCAG ACAAATACGAGGGTTGCAACTTCACTAGGAACACATTTCTTATCTCAAATCTCGTTGATCTTCTTGGATATGCTGAATGTTTATAG AATGTACAGTGAACTCGTGTCGAGCAACATTGCTGAGGGTGGCCCGTATGCTTCGAGGACATCTGTTGTTAAACTTCTAAG ATCTGTTAAGAGAGAAATCCTTAGGTTGATAGAAACGTTTCTAGAGAAAGCGGAATACCAGCCACACATTGGCAAACAGTTTGTTCCACCAATGATGGATCCAGTTCTTGGTGACTATGCAAGAAACGTTCCCGACGCAAGGGAATCAGAAGTCTTATCACTCTTTGCGACAATAATAAACAA GTACAAGGTTAATATGCAAGATGAAGTGCCCCGCATTTTTGAAGCTGTTTTCCAGTGCACTTTGGAG ATGATCACGAAGAATTTCGAAGATTATCCAGAGCACCGCCTCAAGTTTTTCTCGTTACTTCGTGCTATTGCGACGTTCTGTTTCCCTGCCTTGGTACAGTTGTCAAGTGAG caactgaagcTAGTGATGGATTCAGTTATCTGGGCGTTTAGGCATACCGAAAGAAACATCGCAGAAACAGGGCTTAATCTCTTGCTGGAGCTGCTGAAAAAGTTTCAG AAATCTGACTTCTCTAACCAATTCTACCGGACATACTTCATGCAAATTGAGCAAGAGATATTTGCTGTCTTGACCGATACCTTCCACAAGCCTGGGTTCAAGTTTCATGTCTTGGTGCTACAGCATCTATTTTCCCtg GTTGAGAGCAAGTCTTTGACGGAACCTTTGTGGGATGCTTCAACGGTGCTTCAGCAATACCCAAACAATGCTGCCTTTGTTCTTGAATACACCATCAAGCTTCTAAGCTCATCATTCCCAAACATGACTACATCAGAG GTGACGCAATTTGTGAATGGACTTTACGAGTCGAGAAGTGACATTGCGAGATTCAAGAATAACATACGAGACTTCCTTGTACAGTCCAAGGAATTCTCTGCTCAG gATAACAAAGATCTATATGCTGAAGAAGCTGCTGCTCAAATTGAGAGAGATATACAAAAGATGCTTTTGATTCCTGGTCTTATTGCTCCAAACGAGATTCAAGACGACATGGCTGATTCATAA
- the LOC106432850 gene encoding probable NADH dehydrogenase [ubiquinone] 1 alpha subcomplex subunit 12, whose amino-acid sequence MALTVAKSALETIREKGLGGFLRMIREEGFLRCLPDGNLLQTKIHNIGATLVGVDKFGNKYYQKLGDTQYGRHRWVEYASKDRYNASQVPAEWHGWLHFITDHTGDELLSQKPKRYGIEHRENFSGEGDAYIYHSKGHTLNPGQKNWTRYQPWVPTKTK is encoded by the exons ATGGCATTGACGGTGGCGAAGAGTGCGTTGGAGACGATTAGAGAGAAAGGTCTCGGTGGCTTTCTCAGGATGATCCGTGAAGAAGGCTTCCT GAGATGCCTACCAGATGGGAACCTCTT GCAAACTAAAATACACAACATTGGAGCAACTCTTGTTGGTGTGGACAAGTTCGGTAACAAATACTACCAGAAGCTCGGTGATACTCAATACG GTAGACACAGATGGGTAGAGTACGCATCCAAGGATCGTTACAACGCATCTCAAGTACCAGCGGAATGGCACGGATGGCTTCATTTCATCACTGATCACACTGGAGATGAG CTGTTGAGTCAGAAACCGAAGAGGTATGGGATTGAGCATAGAGAGAACTTCTCAGGAGAAGGTGATGCATACATTTACCATTCTAAAGGACATACCTTGAACCCGGGGCAAAAGAACTGGACTCGTTACCAACCTTGGGTTCCCACCAAGACCAAGTAA
- the LOC106435807 gene encoding D-xylose-proton symporter-like 1: MVFDSEKQSIASLGQVGDSSSGGINSVKEPLIKENHHSPEDYSVLAAIPPFLFPALGALLFGYEIGATSCAIISIKSPTLSGISWYTLSPVDVGIITSGSLYGALIGSIVAFSIADTIGRRKELILAAFLYVVGAIVTSLAPVFSVLIIGRLMYGVGIGLTMHAAPMYIAETSPSQIRGRMISLKEFSTVIGMVGGYGIGSLWVTVISGWRYMYATIIPVPVIMGIGMCWLPASPRWLLLRSLQGKGNVESLQQAAIRSLRRLRGSVVVDSAVEQVDEILAELSSVGEGKEATLGEIFQGKCLKALTIAGGLVLLQQITGQPSVLYYAPSILQTAGFSAATDATRISILLGLLKLVMTGVAVVVIDKLGRRPLLFGGVSGMVISLFLLGSYYIFYNTVPAVAVVALLLYVGCYQLSFGPIGWLMISEIFPLKLRGRGISIAVLVNFGTNALVTFAFSPLKELFGAGVLFFGFGVICVLSLFFIYFIVPETKGLTLEEIEAKCL; the protein is encoded by the exons ATGGTGTTTGATTCCGAGAAGCAATCGATCGCTTCTCTTGGACAG GTTGGTGATTCATCTTCAGGTGGGATTAACTCAGTCAAAGAGCCTCTGATTAAGGAGAATCACCACAGCCCAGAAGACTACTCTGTTCTTGCAGCCATTCCTCC GTTTCTCTTTCCAGCTCTTGGAGCTTTGCTTTTTGGTTACGAGATTGGTGCTACTTCTTGTGCAATTATCTCTATTAAG TCTCCTACGCTAAGTGGGATCTCATGGTACACCTTGTCTCCAGTGGATGTTGGTATCATT ACTAGTGGCTCACTGTACGGTGCCTTAATTGGATCCATTGTGGCATTTAGTATTGCCGACACTATAG gaagaagaaaggagCTGATCTTGGCTGCATTCTTGTATGTTGTTGGAGCCATTGTGACTTCACTAGCACCTGTCTTCTCTGTCCTGATAATTGGACGGCTTATGTACGGCGTTGGGATTGGACTG ACAATGCACGCTGCTCCAATGTACATTGCGGAGACTTCACCAAGTCAGATACGTGGACGGATGATATCACTAAAGGAGTTCTCAACCGTCATTGGTATGGTT GGAGGTTATGGGATCGGTAGCCTCTGGGTTACTGTTATATCTGGGTGGCGTTACATGTACGCAACGATCATCCCTGTGCCAGTTATCATGGGGATTGGAATGTGTTGGCTACCAGCATCCCCTAGGTGGCTTTTACTTCGCTCTCTCCAGGGGAAAGGCAACGTGGAGAGCCTTCAACAGGCTGCGATCAGGTCTCTTCGCCGTCTTAGAGGGTCTGTTGTTGTTGACTCAGCTGTTGAACAAGTGGACGAGATCTTGGCTGAGCTTTCCTCTGTGGGTGAGGGTAAAGAAGCTACGCTTGGTGAAATATTTCAAGGAAAGTGCTTGAAGGCTCTCACTATAGCTGGAGGTTTAGTCTTGTTGCAACAG ATCACTGGGCAACCAAGTGTACTTTACTATGCACCATCAATACTACAG ACTGCTGGCTTCTCTGCTGCAACTGATGCAACTAGGATCTCAATTCTACTCGGTCTATTGAAG TTGGTTATGACTGGGGTTGCTGTTGTAGTGATTGACAAACTTGGAAGGAGGCCTTTACTTTTTGGTGGTGTTAGTGGCATG GTGATCTCATTGTTCCTCTTGGGATCCTACTACATCTTTTATAATACTGTACCGGCTGTTGCTGTAGTTGCATTGCTACTATATGTGGGCTGCTATCAG TTATCCTTTGGCCCTATTGGTTGGTTGATGATCTCAGAGATATTTCCTTTAAAATTAAGAGGTAGAGGAATCAGCATAGCAGTCCTTGTGAATTTCGGCACAAACGCACTTGTCACATTCGCTTTCTCACCTTTAAAG GAGCTGTTTGGAGCAGGAGTATTGTTCTTTGGATTTGGAGTGATATGTGTACTGTCTCTTTTCTTCATATACTTCATTGTACCTGAGACAAAGGGTCTCACTCTTGAAGAGATTGAAGCCAAATGTCTCTAA
- the LOC106435809 gene encoding NADH dehydrogenase [ubiquinone] iron-sulfur protein 6, mitochondrial — MASKLLKALIRSQILPSTRRHFSAPVTTQLGEPTDDLVGNHTKKWMQDLSKKSPMELINEVPPIKVKGRTAACEGDTNPALGHPIEFICLDLHEPAVCKYCGLRYVQDHHH, encoded by the exons atggcgTCGAAGCTCTTGAAAGCCCTAATCCGATCGCAGATTCTTCCATCGACGAGGAGGCACTTCAGTGCACCGGTTACCACCCAGCTCGGCGAGCCAACAGACGATCTAGTCGGAAACCACACCAAAAAATGGATGCAG GATTTAAGCAAGAAGTCACCAATGGAACTGATCAACGAGGTCCCACCTATCAAAGTCAAAGGAAGGACTGCTGCTTGTGAAGGAG ACACCAATCCAGCACTCGGTCATCCAATTGAGTTCATTTGCCTCGACCTACACGAGCCTGCCGTCTGCAAGTACTGTGGCCTTCGCTATGTTCAAGATCATCATCACTAA
- the LOC125577845 gene encoding ATPase family AAA domain-containing protein 3-like — MAQKCAIGLITAVAASVSLSQSKVAAADGPFTFPPANPQQQAASSPPSTAGEESSAPPPPPRARNDNPRTSSGGFDPEALERGAKALKEINNSSYAKNVFESIKQQEETKQTEFAAKAQEYKAMQAQAETERQKVIYDEHKKLAQHQAQTKSQMARYEDDLARKRMQAENEYHRTRNQELVKMQEDSAIRQEQARRATEEQIQAQRRQTEREKAEIERETIKVKAIAEAEGRAHEARLAEDVNRRMLVDRANAEREKWVAAINTTFDHIGGGLRAILTDQNKLIVAVGGVTALAAGIYTTREGAKVIWSYVDRILGQPSLIRESSRGKYPWSGSVSRVMSTLRGKGSAANNGKGFGDVILHPSLQKRIEHLANATANTKSHQAPFRNMLFYGPPGTGKTMAARELARKSGLDYALMTGGDVAPLGSQAVTKIHQLFDWGKKSKRGLLLFIDEADAFLCERNKTYMSEAQRSALNALLFRTGDQSKDIVLALATNRPGDLDSAVADRVDEVLEFPLPGEEERFKLLNLYLEKYIAQAGPRKPGLFDRLFKKEQQKIEIKGVTEELLKEAAAKTEGFSGREIAKLMASVQAAVYGSEDCVLDSVLFREVVDYKVAEHQQRRKLAGTDAK; from the exons ATGGCTCAGAAATGTGCGATTGGTTTGATTACAGCCGTCGCAGCTTCCGTTTCTCTTTCGCAATCGAAAGTCGCTGCTGCTGATGGCCCTTTCACTTTCCCTCCTGCGAATCCCCAGCAGCAGGCTGCTTCTTCTCCGCCGTCGACGGCTGGTGAAGAGTCTtcagctcctcctcctcctccgagAGCTCGGAATGATAATCCGAGGACGAGTTCAGGTGGTTTCGATCCGGAGGCGCTGGAGCGTGGAGCTAAGGCATTGAAGGAGATCAACAACTCCTCTTACgccaaaaat gtGTTTGAGAGTATTAAGCAGCAAGAAGAGACAAAGCAAACTGAGTTTGCAGCCAAGGCGCAAGAGTATAAAGCTATGCAAGCCCAAGCTGAAACC GAGAGACAAAAGGTGATATACGATGAACACAAAAAACTTGCTCAGCACCAAGCGCAGACTAAATCTCAGATGGCTCGTTATGAAGATGATTTGGCAAGAAAGAGGATGCAG GCTGAGAATGAGTATCACAGGACAAGAAACCAAGAACTTGTGAAAATGCAAGAAGATTCCGCAATCAGGCAGGAACAAGCTCGACGAGCTACCGAGGAGCAGATCCAGGCGCAGAGGCGACAAACCGAGAGGGAGAAGGCTGAGATTGAACGCGAGACGATCAAGGTCAAAGCTATAGCAGAAGCTGAAGGAAGAGCACACGAAGCAAGGCTCGCTGAAGATGTAAACAGGAGAATGCTTGTTGATCGTGCTAATGCAGAAAGGGAGAAATGGGTTGCTGCCATTAACACTACATTCGACCATATCGGAG GCGGGTTGCGTGCAATTCTGACCGATCAGAACAAACTGATTGTTGCTGTTGGGGGTGTCACCGCTCTTGCAGCTGGAATCTACACGACGAG AGAAGGAGCAAAGGTTATATGGAGCTATGTGGACAGAATATTAGGACAGCCATCCTTGATCCGAGAATCCTCAAGGGGCAAGTACCCTTGGTCTGGTTCGGTTTCTCGTGTAATGTCCACATTGCGTGGAAAGGGGTCAGCTGCCAATAATGGAAAGGGGTTTGGTGATGTTATTCTGCATCCTTCCTTACAGAAGAGAATTGAACACTTAGCTAATGCCACCGCCAACACAAAATCACACCAAGCTCCTTTCAGAAACATGCTTTTCTATGGTCCTCCAGGAACAGGCAAAACAATGGCCGCCAGGGAGCTTGCTCGTAAATCT gGTTTGGATTATGCATTGATGACTGGTGGAGATGTTGCTCCTCTTGGATCTCAGGCTGTTACAAAGATTCACCAGCTGTTTGATTGGGGGAAGAAGTCTAAGAGAGGCTTATTACTCTTCATTGATGAAGCTGATGCATTTTTGTGCGA GAGGAACAAAACATACATGAGTGAAGCTCAAAGGAGTGCACTAAACGCTCTTCTCTTCCGCACGGGTGATCAGTCCAAAGACATAGTCTTAGCACTCGCCACAAATCGACCAGGTGACTTAGACTCAGCCGTGGCTGACCGTGTGGACGAGGTTCTTGAGTTTCCCTTACCAGGAGAAGAAGAGCGGTTCAAGCTTCTAAACCTGTATCTAGAAAAGTACATAGCTCAGGCTGGTCCAAGAAAGCCAGGTTTGTTCGACCGTCTCTTCAAGAAAGAGCAGCAGAAGATCGAGATTAAGGGTGTCACCGAAGAGCTCTTGAAGGAAGCGGCTGCAAAAACCGAAGGGTTTTCAGGGAGAGAGATTGCGAAGCTGATGGCGAGTGTTCAGGCAGCTGTTTATGGTAGTGAAGACTGTGTGTTGGACTCTGTGCTGTTCAGAGAGGTTGTGGATTACAAAGTTGCAGAGCATCAGCAGAGAAGAAAATTGGCTGGAACCGATGCCAAATGA